A single Pan troglodytes isolate AG18354 chromosome 19, NHGRI_mPanTro3-v2.0_pri, whole genome shotgun sequence DNA region contains:
- the SAP30BP gene encoding SAP30-binding protein isoform X9 encodes MAQLVGLRGQKNRILNMIRDVTQQPQLSLAAHTPHTPFHLQGHKSHKKPRGGSWPLTLPKEPLKWQDNTEAEKRDPQELVASFSERVRNMSPDEIKIPPEPPGRCSNHLQDKIQKLYERKIKEGMDMNYIIQRKKEFRNPSIYEKLIQFCAIDELGTNYPKDMFDPHGWSEDSYYEALAKAQKIEMDKLEKAKKERTKACCRDVSAAPGDRSCPSPVRAGTASSWIEFVTGTKKGTTTNATSTTTTTASTAVADAQKRKSKWDSAIPVTTIAQPTILTTTATLPAVVTVTTSASGSKTTVISAVGTIVKKAKQ; translated from the exons ATGGCCCAGCTTGTTGGACTCAGAGGGCAGAAGAATCGCATTCTAAACATGATAAG AGACGTGACTCAGCAACCTCAGCTGAGCCTGgcagcacacacaccccacactccTTTCCATCTCCAGGGTCACAAAAGCCACAAGAAGCCACGGGGAGGCTCCTGGCCTCTTACTTTACCTAAGGAGCCCCTGAAGTGGCAA GATAATACAGAAGCAGAAAAGCGAGACCCCCAGGAACTCGTGG CCTCCTTTTCTGAAAGAGTTCGGAACATGTCGCCTGATGAAATCAAGATCCCGCCAGAACCCCCTGGCAGATGTTCAAATCACTTGCAA GACAAGATCCAGAAGCTTTATGAACGAAAGATAAAGGAGGGAATGGATATGAACTACATTatccaaaggaagaaagaatttcGGAACCCTAG CATCTACGAGAAGCTGATCCAGTTCTGTGCCATTGACGAGCTTGGCACCAACTACCCAAAG GATATGTTTGATCCCCATGGCTGGTCTGAGGACTCCTACTATGAGGCATTAG CCAAGGCCCAGAAAATTGAGATGGACAAATTGGAAAAGGCCAAAAAGGAGCGAACAAAA GCTTGTTGCAGGGACGTGTCTGCAGCGCCTGGGGACCGGAGCTGTCCTTCCCCTGTGCGGGCGGGCACCGCCTCCTCCTGG atTGAGTTTGTGACGGGCACCAAGAAAGGCACCACGACCAACGCCAcgtccaccaccactaccactgcCAGCACAGCTGTTGCAG ATGCTCAGAAGAGAAAGAGCAAGTGGGACTCGGCTATCCCAGTGACAACGATAGCCCAGCCCACCATCCTCACCACCACAGCCACCCTGCCAGCTGTTGTCACGGTCACCACCAGCGCCAGCGGCTCCAAGACCACCGTCATCTCTGCTGTGGGCACCATTGTGAAGAAGGCCAAGCAGTGA
- the SAP30BP gene encoding SAP30-binding protein isoform X12, with amino-acid sequence MAQLVGLRGQKNRILNMIRDVTQQPQLSLAAHTPHTPFHLQGHKSHKKPRGGSWPLTLPKEPLKWQDNTEAEKRDPQELVASFSERVRNMSPDEIKIPPEPPGRCSNHLQDKIQKLYERKIKEGMDMNYIIQRKKEFRNPSIYEKLIQFCAIDELGTNYPKDMFDPHGWSEDSYYEALAKAQKIEMDKLEKAKKERTKIEFVTGTKKGTTTNATSTTTTTASTAVADAQKRKSKWDSAIPVTTIAQPTILTTTATLPAVVTVTTSASGSKTTVISAVGTIVKKAKQ; translated from the exons ATGGCCCAGCTTGTTGGACTCAGAGGGCAGAAGAATCGCATTCTAAACATGATAAG AGACGTGACTCAGCAACCTCAGCTGAGCCTGgcagcacacacaccccacactccTTTCCATCTCCAGGGTCACAAAAGCCACAAGAAGCCACGGGGAGGCTCCTGGCCTCTTACTTTACCTAAGGAGCCCCTGAAGTGGCAA GATAATACAGAAGCAGAAAAGCGAGACCCCCAGGAACTCGTGG CCTCCTTTTCTGAAAGAGTTCGGAACATGTCGCCTGATGAAATCAAGATCCCGCCAGAACCCCCTGGCAGATGTTCAAATCACTTGCAA GACAAGATCCAGAAGCTTTATGAACGAAAGATAAAGGAGGGAATGGATATGAACTACATTatccaaaggaagaaagaatttcGGAACCCTAG CATCTACGAGAAGCTGATCCAGTTCTGTGCCATTGACGAGCTTGGCACCAACTACCCAAAG GATATGTTTGATCCCCATGGCTGGTCTGAGGACTCCTACTATGAGGCATTAG CCAAGGCCCAGAAAATTGAGATGGACAAATTGGAAAAGGCCAAAAAGGAGCGAACAAAA atTGAGTTTGTGACGGGCACCAAGAAAGGCACCACGACCAACGCCAcgtccaccaccactaccactgcCAGCACAGCTGTTGCAG ATGCTCAGAAGAGAAAGAGCAAGTGGGACTCGGCTATCCCAGTGACAACGATAGCCCAGCCCACCATCCTCACCACCACAGCCACCCTGCCAGCTGTTGTCACGGTCACCACCAGCGCCAGCGGCTCCAAGACCACCGTCATCTCTGCTGTGGGCACCATTGTGAAGAAGGCCAAGCAGTGA